TGGAAAACTCAGCATACTTACGAAATTAAGGCTGTATACTAAGTTTGGAATCTCGTGCGTGCACATGGTGCAGTCAGCAATGAGACGTTTTCCCAGCTATAAGTACATCTCCTTTCTTTCTTTCCTAAGTACAACCAGCTAGAGCTAATAGTACCCAACTAGCTTGAGTAGTACATTTCTTGCACATCCACAGAACTCGATCATGGCGGCCGTTCCTCCTAATGTCGAGGTCTCCATTGTCCCTGCACCCACTACATACAGAAAGACTATCCTCCGCAACCTATGGTTGGGCCGCACTGGTGATGACACCCAGAAATCCCTTCTTGAGGTGGGCAAGTTTGGGCATTACGTTGTTGTCAACTGGACTGTATTTGAAGGAGAGGGCAACGGGGCGAAGCTAGTCGCCCGTGGACAAGGAAGCACCATATGCGCCGGTAGCTGGATATCTACTTACGTCATAGTGTTTGTGGATGGCAGGTAATCACAAGTATTTAAATCATCGTATTTATAAGTACTATATCCTTATCTAGTGTTTATATCCTCATTTTTTTAGTGACAGAACAGTTTAGAGTTATCCTAAGTTAAACTTTTGCAAGTCCGATATAGTTGACCCATAACGTACGCGACATCTGCGGCACGAAATATTTACAATTATATAATTCATTCATGATCAAACTAATGATACCAATTCAATGTGGTACAGATGTTGGTATGTTCTCTTCTGTAAATATGGTCAAACATGATGATGTTAAAGCTTGGAAAAAAGCTCACTTATTTTCAAAAAGAGGGTTACCTTTCCTAGTATTTTTTGTTTCCTTTATTTAACATGATATTATTGTATGCCATGTTTCATGCGCAGGTTCAAAGGATCCACCCTTCAAGTGATGGGAAACGCCTTGGGTGTTAATGGTCAGTTGGCTGTTACTGGTGGGACTGGGGAGTTTGCTCTTGCAAGTGGTATCATCAAGGTGGATTTTGACAAACTTACTGGTGTTGACCACCTTACGGTGGAAGTGTATACACCAGTGTTCTTAGGACCGTGTTATGCAGCAGCGGAGAATTAGTCCCTTGGGCCTGATCAGATTTACCAGTTGCTCTGATCAAAATAAAGTTTTTGACTTAATCTCAGTTTCATCCATAATATGAGGGATACTGGTTGTTCCCAACTCATGTTTCCAGTTATAATATTTTTAGTTCATCTCAAAGCTTCTTACCACAACACCAAATGTAATCCTTTTCTCATTCAATGTTGGTGTTTTCGTGCCATCAATGTGCGATTTTTCTTCAATAATGATACTTTATATTGATATCTTTGTCGCATCAAGGCTATTGAGATGTCAGTTAAACCTTGAGCTAGTTAGATATACTGAAGGCGTTTTGTTCAACACCTCAGTTGCCAACCCTCCGTATCAAAATACATTGTTAAAAGGGAATGGTGTCAAAGTCAAATATGTTTGCTTCAAGTCGCTGACATAAAATTGATCATGCACGGTTGAAGGGAATGATGTCCATAGACCTTCCAGGTAAGGTCATCATGATCTTACAATGCTCAAGTCGATCGATTCATGGTAACGCAAAAATCATCATGCACATTTGAAGCATGCACCCATCACCTGAAGTGTGAACCCCGCACGGGGTCCACATTTCAGGTGATGGGTGTAGATGAAGCGCTATGTTACGGTCACCAGCTATGTTACTCAAATTACCTCTCGCCTCGTTAACTAAatgtcacataagcaaaattgaTGAGCTAAACACTATGTTATACTGTGCAAGTTTCTCCCAATATGGTCAGTCTAAAGGGGGTGATTCATGTTGTTATCATATTATGGTGGCCATTTATTAGTTTTTGTGGGACTAGCAAAAATGCTCGTGCGTTGGAACCGGAGAATGCTTAGCTCATGGGTCCGTGTGTTATCATGGGATAACACTCATGTATGTGATGCTATCAAGATTCGTCTTAATCAAAAA
This DNA window, taken from Triticum aestivum cultivar Chinese Spring chromosome 1D, IWGSC CS RefSeq v2.1, whole genome shotgun sequence, encodes the following:
- the LOC123164226 gene encoding dirigent protein 6, with product MAAVPPNVEVSIVPAPTTYRKTILRNLWLGRTGDDTQKSLLEVGKFGHYVVVNWTVFEGEGNGAKLVARGQGSTICAGSWISTYVIVFVDGRFKGSTLQVMGNALGVNGQLAVTGGTGEFALASGIIKVDFDKLTGVDHLTVEVYTPVFLGPCYAAAEN